One window from the genome of Gadus morhua chromosome 16, gadMor3.0, whole genome shotgun sequence encodes:
- the LOC115561562 gene encoding aldehyde dehydrogenase family 3 member A2 → MSREQSLVQRARKAFQTGKSKPLEYRLHQLRCLHRFITERRRDIADALKKDLCKSDNGTELFETMSLEGEINLAVERLAEWAAPKPVEKNLLTIADEVYIQPEPLGVVLIIGAWNYPWAITLQPLVGAIAAGNAAVIKPSEVSFHSAKVMEELLPLYLDRDLYPVVTGGVSETQELLKQRFDHVFYTGSGSVGRLVMEAASRHLTPVTLELGGKSPCYIDKDCDLRVACRRITWGKFVNCGQTCIAPDYVLCEPSIQSRVVEEMRKCIKEFYTDDPKTFEDYGRIVNQRHFKRVMALMEGNTIAIGGESDETECYIAPTILRDVKVESKVMQEEIFGPVLPIITVSGVDEAIQFINEREKPLALYIFSHDKKLIKRVIAETSSGGVLANDCLVHFTISALPFGGVGNSGMGRYHGQHSFNQLSHMRSCLIKKLNMEGVNSMRYPPHTSKKLSWARFFILKQINVGRLRRLAMLTVFSALAAFVVQRFLR, encoded by the exons ATGTCCAGAGAGCAGTCACTGGTGCAGCGGGCCAGGAAGGCTTTCCAGACTGGGAAGAGCAAACCTCTGGAATACCGTCTGCACCAGCTCAGGTGTCTGCACCGCTTCATCACCGAGAGACGCAGGGACATAGCAGACGCCCTCAAGAAGGATCTGTGCAAG AGTGACAATGGCACTGAGCTGTTCGAGACGATGTCGTTGGAGGGAGAGATCAACCTGGCAGTGGAGCGGCTGGCGGAGTGGGCAGCCCCGAAGCCCGTAGAGAAGAACCTTCTCACCATAGCAGACGAGGTGTACATCCAGCCAGAGCCCCTGGGAGTGGTGCTGATCATAGGGGCCTGGAACTACCCCTGGGCCATCACCCTCCAGCCCCTAGTGGGGGCCATCGCCGCTG GTAATGCAGCTGTGATAAAGCCATCAGAGGTCAGTTTCCACTCTGCGAAGGTCATGGAGGAACTGCTACCCCTCTACCTGGACAGA GACCTGTATCCAGTGGTGACCGGCGGCGTGTCGGAGACTCAGGAGCTCCTGAAGCAGCGCTTTGACCACGTCTTCTACACCGGGAGCGGCTCGGTGGGCCGTCTGGTGATGGAGGCGGCATCCCGCCACCTCACCCCCGTCACCCTGGAGCTGGGAGGGAAGAGCCCCTGCTACATCGACAAGGACTGTGACCTCAGAGTCGCCTGCCG CCGAATAACATGGGGGAAATTTGTTAACTGTGGTCAGACCTGCATCGCCCCGGACTACGTCCTGTGTGAACCCAGCATCCAGAGCAGAGTGGTGGAGGAAATGAGGAAGTGCATCAAG GAGTTTTATACAGACGATCCAAAGACCTTTGAGGACTATGGCCGCATTGTCAACCAGCGACACTTCAAACGGGTCATGGCACTCATGGagggcaacaccattgctatcGGTGGAGAAAGTGATGAGACCGAGTGCTATATAG CTCCCACCATCTTGCGGGACGTGAAGGTGGAGTCCAAGGTGATGCAGGAGGAGATCTTTGGGCCGGTGTTGCCCATCATCACCGTGAGCGGCGTGGATGAGGCCATCCAGTTCATCAACGAGAGGGAGAAGCCCTTGGCCCTCTACATCTTCTCCCATGACAAAAAG CTGATCAAAAGGGTGATAGCGGAGACCTCCAGCGGGGGGGTGCTGGCCAACGACTGCCTGGTTCACTTTACCATCAGCGCATTGCCTTTTGGAGGAGTCG gcaaCAGCGGTATGGGCCGGTACCATGGCCAGCACAGCTTCAACCAGCTCAGCCACATGCGCAGCTGCCTCATCAAGAAGCTGAACATGGAGGGGGTGAACAGCATGCGCTACCCACCGCACACCTCCAAGAAGCTGAGCTGGGCTCGCTTCTTCATCCTCAAGCAGATCAACGTGGGCAGGCTGCGACGCCTGGCCATGCTCACCGTGTTCAGCGCCTTGGCTGCCTTCGTCGTGCAG CGGTTCCTGCGATGA
- the LOC115561590 gene encoding zinc finger protein 431-like yields the protein MIHTQRGATSESLRVDAPGSSHISSHSGELPILSVYGQGEGSLAVDGHDTLFAASELEALSSLSADHSVAKSLNCSVRLVRHEELTGHQGGRKGRPGVLCGKVIPNNANMIVHMRTHSGEKPYRCDQCMKCFSLKGNLNRHMMNHSGEKPYRCDQCMKCFSQGGYLKIHLRTHSGEKPYRCDQCTKCFSRTSQLKIHMRTHSGEKPYKCDQCTKRFSQKGTLKIHLRTHSGEKPFSCDLCTKSFYQKDYLNSHMRTHSGEKPYKCDQCTKGFSLKVTLKIHLRTHSGEKPYKPYKCDQCTMHFSSSSKLKIHMRTHSGEKPYRCDQCTKGFSQKGILKIHMSTHSEEKPYKCDQCTMCFSLKGPLKIHMRTHSSEKPYRCDQCTKGFTQKGSLNIHMSTHSEEKPYKCDQCTMCFSLKGNLNRHMMNHSGEKPYKCDQCTMCFSLKGNLNRHMMNHSGEKPYKCDQCTMCFSDSSKLKRHMRTHSGEKPYRCDQCTMHFSQKGTLKRHLRTHSG from the exons atgattca cacgcagcgcggtgccacctcagagagtctgcgtgtggacgcccctggctcctcccacatatcaagtcacagcggggagctgccTATCCTGAGCGTTtacggacaaggggagggctcactggcggtggacggccatgacaccctctttgcCGCGTCAGAActggaggccttgagctcgctgtccgctgaccacagcgtggccaagagcctgaactgcagcgtgaGGCTGGTCCGCCacgaggagctgactgggcatcagggcggccgcaagggccggcccggtgtTTTGTGCGGAAAGGTTATTCCCAACAATGCCAATATGatcgtccacatgaggactcactccggcgagaagccctacaggtgtgaccaatgcatgaagtgcttcagtctgaaaggcaacctgaatagacacatgatgaatcactctggggagaagccctacaggtgtgaccaatgcatgaagtgcttcagtcaaGGCGGCtacctgaagatccacctgaggactcactctggggagaagccctacaggtgtgaccaatgcacgaagtgtTTCAGTCGGACAAGCCaactgaagatccacatgaggactcactctggggagaagccctacaagtgtgaccaatgcacgaagcggtTCAGTCAGAAAGGCAccctgaagatccacctgaggactcactccggcgagaagcccttcAGCTGTGACCTATGCACGAAGTCTTTCTATCAGAAAGACTACCTGAATAGCCACATGagaactcactccggcgagaagccctacaagtgtgaccaatgcacgaagggCTTCAGTCTGAAAGTTACCCTGAAGATCCACTTGAGGACTCattctggggagaagccctacaagccctacaagtgtgaccaatgcacgatgcaCTTCAGTAGTAGCTCCAaactgaagatccacatgagaactcactccggcgagaagccgtaCAGGTGCGACCAATGCACGAAGGGCTTCAGTCAGAAAGGCATCCTTAAGATCCACATGAGTACTCACTCcgaggagaagccctacaagtgtgaccaatgcacgatgtgcttcagtctgaaaggccccctgaagatccacatgaggactcactccagcgagaagccctacaggtgcgaCCAATGCACGAAGGGCTTCACTCAGAAAGGCTCCCTTAATATCCACATGAGTACTCACTCcgaggagaagccctacaagtgtgaccaatgcacgatgtgcttcagtctgaaaggcaacctgaatagacacatgatgaatcactctggggagaagccctacaagtgtgaccaatgcacgatgtgcttcagtctgaaaggcaacctgaatagacacatgatgaatcactctggggagaagccctacaagtgtgaccaatgcacaatgTGCTTCAGTGATAGCTCCAAACTGAAgcgccacatgaggactcactccggggagaagccctacaggtgtgaccaatgcacgatgcacttcagtcagaaaggcaccctgaagcgccacctgaggactcactccggttaG